In Ignavibacteriales bacterium, the following proteins share a genomic window:
- the dctP gene encoding TRAP transporter substrate-binding protein DctP, translating into MKRLIYLLLFTSYFSNCYSQQYTIKFASIAPEGSTWMNVMKELDAAVQKESGGRIKFRMYPSGVQGDEKTVIRKIGVGQLHAAGFTGVGMGEIVPKVRILDTPFLIRSSEEADNLYQMFNFEMEQAFEANGYILLGWAEVGFVYVFSNSAINKPDDIKHIKMWVWDGDPVAETAFHALDLKPIPLSFDNVRTSLQTGLINAFYTTPYAAIALQWYTQAKYMVDFPLTCSAGAVLLSKKYFDTMPKDLQEILLRNGSIYMKKLTEAGRLDNKKSLTELQKRGITFTKTDDKEIQSFVEAGIRARRMLVGKMYDEDFMKRVEKATEDFRKSTKKK; encoded by the coding sequence ATGAAACGGTTAATTTATCTTTTACTTTTTACTTCTTACTTTTCTAATTGTTACTCCCAGCAGTACACTATTAAATTCGCCTCCATTGCCCCGGAAGGCAGTACTTGGATGAATGTCATGAAAGAATTAGACGCTGCTGTCCAAAAAGAAAGCGGCGGGCGTATAAAATTTCGAATGTATCCGAGCGGCGTTCAGGGGGATGAGAAAACAGTCATTCGCAAAATTGGTGTTGGTCAATTGCATGCAGCAGGTTTCACCGGTGTCGGCATGGGTGAAATAGTGCCAAAGGTGCGAATACTCGACACGCCTTTTCTCATTCGCAGCAGCGAAGAAGCAGATAACCTTTATCAGATGTTCAACTTTGAAATGGAACAAGCTTTTGAAGCGAATGGATACATACTGCTCGGTTGGGCAGAAGTCGGATTTGTGTATGTCTTTAGTAACTCGGCGATCAATAAGCCGGACGATATAAAACATATAAAAATGTGGGTGTGGGACGGCGACCCGGTTGCGGAGACAGCGTTTCATGCGTTGGATCTAAAACCGATTCCTCTTTCGTTTGACAACGTTCGCACGTCACTGCAAACAGGACTTATCAATGCGTTCTACACAACGCCTTATGCCGCTATTGCTCTTCAATGGTACACACAGGCAAAGTATATGGTAGATTTTCCATTGACATGTTCAGCCGGCGCTGTGCTTCTCTCAAAAAAATATTTTGATACGATGCCGAAAGATTTGCAGGAGATTCTTCTGCGTAACGGCAGTATTTATATGAAGAAACTGACTGAAGCGGGTCGGTTAGATAACAAGAAGTCTTTGACGGAATTGCAGAAACGCGGTATCACGTTTACAAAAACCGATGATAAAGAAATCCAGAGTTTTGTCGAAGCAGGGATCCGTGCACGCCGGATGCTTGTCGGTAAGATGTACGACGAGGATTTTATGAAGCGTGTTGAGAAAGCTACAGAAGATTTTAGAAAGAGTACAAAGAAAAAATGA
- a CDS encoding MFS transporter: protein MNGNAPSRKPIWRKTFAALKHRNYRFWFWGQMVSLFGTWMQTTAQGFLIYQVTHSSAYLGYVGFAYGVPSWFFMLYGGVVADRVSRRKLLIITQSIMMILAFVLSALVFTDTVRAWHILVLAFGLGLANAFDAPARQAFVSELVDREDLTNAVALNATMFNTALVIGPALAGIIYAAFGPGWCFAVNGISFIAVIIALTSMHLLPPAETSQHSSTLSALKEGINYVRHQPTILALIGLVATTSIFGMSLGTLLPAWSVKILHGNAATNGLLFSARGVGSLFGALTIATLGRSHIRGKFITFGSLCFPVFIIFFALTYWLPLSLLFMVFVGIAMIFVVNFSNATIQTIVPDSLRGRVMGVYTTVFMGSMPLGALLLGTIAEHAGEAEAALLGAGVAFFIACLVWFLIPKVRAIE, encoded by the coding sequence ATGAATGGAAACGCACCTTCCCGAAAACCCATCTGGCGAAAAACCTTCGCCGCGTTGAAACATAGGAATTACCGTTTCTGGTTCTGGGGTCAAATGGTATCGTTGTTCGGCACGTGGATGCAGACAACTGCCCAGGGATTTCTTATTTATCAAGTGACGCATTCTTCGGCATATCTTGGGTATGTGGGATTTGCTTATGGAGTACCATCGTGGTTTTTTATGCTCTATGGCGGCGTTGTTGCAGACCGCGTCTCAAGACGCAAGCTCCTCATCATAACGCAATCTATTATGATGATCCTTGCATTTGTCCTTTCAGCACTTGTGTTCACAGACACTGTCCGAGCATGGCATATTCTCGTGCTGGCATTTGGTTTGGGATTGGCCAACGCTTTCGATGCACCGGCGCGCCAGGCGTTTGTCTCAGAATTAGTGGATCGTGAAGACTTAACAAATGCTGTTGCGCTCAACGCAACGATGTTTAACACTGCTCTTGTTATTGGCCCGGCACTTGCCGGCATCATTTATGCCGCTTTTGGACCTGGGTGGTGTTTTGCTGTCAACGGCATCTCATTTATTGCCGTCATTATTGCATTGACATCGATGCATTTGCTGCCACCAGCAGAAACTTCGCAACACAGTTCCACGCTCTCGGCATTAAAAGAAGGGATTAATTATGTACGTCATCAACCGACCATTCTTGCGCTCATTGGGTTGGTTGCAACGACAAGTATATTCGGAATGTCTCTAGGAACATTGCTCCCTGCATGGTCGGTAAAAATACTCCATGGTAACGCGGCGACAAACGGCCTTCTCTTTTCTGCCCGCGGTGTTGGTTCTCTTTTTGGAGCATTGACGATAGCTACGCTTGGAAGATCTCATATTCGTGGTAAATTTATTACGTTCGGCTCCCTCTGCTTTCCTGTCTTTATTATTTTCTTTGCATTAACATATTGGCTGCCGCTCTCGCTGCTCTTCATGGTCTTTGTGGGCATAGCAATGATATTTGTTGTTAATTTTTCTAATGCCACCATACAAACGATTGTGCCCGACTCACTGAGAGGACGTGTTATGGGTGTGTACACAACGGTGTTTATGGGATCGATGCCGCTTGGTGCACTTCTGCTCGGAACCATTGCTGAACATGCTGGTGAAGCAGAAGCGGCTCTCTTGGGCGCAGGAGTGGCCTTTTTTATTGCATGCCTCGTTTGGTTTTTGATACCAAAGGTTCGAGCGATAGAATAA
- a CDS encoding NAD(P)/FAD-dependent oxidoreductase, whose amino-acid sequence MADFEITIIGAGVVGLAIAARLSERHPNLLLLEKNEKYGMETSSRNSEVIHAGIYYELGSLKARLCVEGRDELYALCKAHDIAFKPLTKLITATTTTELAKLEGIQQNAAKNGVELQLLDKTAALKLEPNIRTEGALFSPLTGVISVHDLMDYYFHTTQSYGGTIQHRCHVVDIRQVHSEHEIVLDEAGNRSSITSEIVINAAGLGSDLIAQMIGIDIDKEDLRLNYVKGSYFAIAPSKAKLISRLVYPVPVNEGLGIHALMDWGGRLKFGPDVEYLDGRTLDYYVAENKRHAFAESIRRILPGITDEDISPDMSGIRPKLQKKGKPPRDFVIVHETARGLSGFVNLIGIDSPGLTSSPAIARYVEKLLF is encoded by the coding sequence ATGGCAGATTTTGAAATTACAATAATTGGTGCTGGTGTGGTTGGACTTGCAATTGCTGCGCGCCTTTCTGAACGACATCCCAATCTTCTTCTTCTCGAAAAGAATGAAAAGTATGGAATGGAAACTTCAAGCCGTAATAGCGAGGTGATACACGCAGGCATATATTATGAACTAGGCTCGTTGAAAGCGCGGTTATGTGTTGAAGGAAGGGATGAGTTATACGCTCTCTGCAAAGCGCACGATATCGCTTTTAAACCGTTGACAAAACTGATCACCGCAACAACGACGACAGAATTGGCGAAGCTTGAAGGTATTCAGCAGAATGCAGCAAAGAATGGAGTGGAATTACAGCTTCTTGATAAAACTGCAGCGTTGAAGTTAGAACCGAACATTCGAACGGAAGGTGCGCTCTTCTCGCCGCTCACAGGTGTTATTAGCGTACATGATCTGATGGATTATTATTTCCATACGACGCAATCATATGGCGGAACGATTCAGCATCGGTGCCACGTTGTTGACATTCGGCAAGTTCATAGTGAACATGAAATTGTTTTGGATGAAGCAGGAAACAGGTCGAGTATAACAAGTGAGATCGTCATCAATGCGGCTGGACTTGGTTCCGATCTCATCGCACAGATGATCGGCATTGATATCGATAAAGAAGATTTGCGGTTGAATTATGTCAAAGGGTCGTACTTTGCAATAGCACCATCCAAGGCAAAGCTTATATCACGGCTTGTGTATCCCGTTCCGGTGAACGAAGGGCTTGGCATACATGCACTCATGGATTGGGGAGGAAGGTTGAAGTTCGGTCCCGATGTAGAATATCTTGATGGCCGCACGCTCGATTATTATGTAGCAGAGAACAAGCGGCATGCGTTTGCCGAATCCATTCGCCGAATTTTACCAGGCATCACTGATGAAGATATCTCGCCGGATATGAGCGGTATTCGTCCGAAACTCCAGAAGAAAGGGAAACCGCCGCGCGATTTTGTCATCGTTCATGAAACGGCTCGCGGTCTCTCAGGATTTGTGAACTTGATTGGAATTGATTCGCCGGGATTAACGTCATCGCCGGCAATTGCGCGGTATGTGGAGAAGTTGCTGTTTTAA
- a CDS encoding TRAP transporter TatT component family protein — translation MKRIFLFIATAFLFEGCIQTIALYSMGGILDNGFASFNEESDLQLAHESLGSNLKLIEAMIKSDPENERFLLFAAQGYNSYALAFCEDDSVERARVFYLRAKEYGMRILVKNKRFKEAMDGDITAFREAVKTFDKDDVPAIFWTAFSWGSYVNITRTDVAGLADLSKVQALIEFVAEKNPSFYHGGAYLFLGVIEGTTPRSLGGNPDKAKEYFKKALTINGGKFLMTQLYYARTYAVSTQDQPLFESLLKQVEDASIDDVPEIRLANVVAKQKARKLLAQESELF, via the coding sequence ATGAAACGAATATTTTTGTTTATCGCGACTGCATTTCTGTTTGAAGGCTGCATCCAGACCATTGCGTTATATTCGATGGGCGGTATTCTCGATAATGGATTTGCATCGTTCAACGAGGAATCTGACCTGCAACTTGCACACGAATCGCTCGGAAGTAATCTCAAACTGATCGAGGCAATGATCAAGAGCGATCCGGAGAATGAACGATTTCTTTTATTTGCTGCACAGGGATATAATTCCTATGCACTTGCTTTTTGCGAGGATGATAGTGTGGAACGTGCCCGCGTTTTTTATTTGCGCGCAAAAGAGTACGGGATGCGTATTCTGGTGAAAAACAAGAGGTTCAAGGAGGCAATGGATGGAGATATTACGGCATTCCGTGAGGCGGTAAAAACTTTCGACAAAGATGATGTACCTGCAATTTTCTGGACGGCATTTAGCTGGGGCAGTTATGTCAATATCACACGCACGGATGTTGCGGGCCTTGCCGATTTGAGCAAGGTGCAAGCTCTCATTGAATTTGTGGCGGAAAAAAATCCATCCTTCTATCACGGCGGAGCATATTTATTCCTTGGTGTTATCGAAGGTACCACACCCCGGTCGCTTGGCGGAAATCCCGATAAAGCAAAAGAATACTTTAAGAAAGCTCTCACGATCAACGGCGGCAAGTTTCTCATGACACAATTGTATTACGCTAGAACGTACGCTGTATCAACACAAGACCAGCCGTTGTTTGAATCGTTACTGAAACAGGTTGAAGATGCTTCGATAGATGATGTACCTGAAATTCGACTTGCGAATGTTGTCGCAAAGCAGAAAGCACGAAAATTATTAGCACAGGAAAGTGAATTGTTTTAA
- a CDS encoding DinB family protein yields the protein MKSNKEIYLLLQLIGEAYEKRAWQGTNLRGSLRGLSAQEAAWRPGSDRHNIWEIVLHAAYWKYIVRRRILGEKKGSFPLKGSNWIKRPLVMSENAWREDLRLLDEMHCSMYEAIALLKPSDLNRKPAGSKFTNASIISGIACHDVYHTAQIQLLKRLMKQ from the coding sequence ATGAAATCAAACAAAGAAATATATCTCTTGCTTCAACTCATCGGTGAGGCATACGAGAAGCGCGCGTGGCAAGGAACAAATCTACGCGGCTCTCTTCGCGGATTATCCGCACAAGAGGCGGCATGGCGTCCGGGATCAGACCGGCACAACATATGGGAGATTGTGCTTCATGCGGCTTATTGGAAATACATCGTCAGGCGGCGCATACTTGGAGAGAAGAAAGGCTCATTTCCATTAAAAGGAAGTAATTGGATTAAACGCCCGCTTGTCATGAGCGAGAATGCGTGGCGTGAAGACCTCCGTTTACTTGATGAAATGCATTGCTCGATGTACGAAGCGATCGCTCTGCTCAAGCCATCCGATCTCAATCGAAAACCTGCCGGCAGTAAATTCACAAATGCATCCATTATTTCCGGAATTGCCTGCCATGATGTGTACCATACCGCACAAATTCAATTGCTTAAACGATTGATGAAACAATGA
- a CDS encoding AAA domain-containing protein yields MNDPEYSTERKIKIEKARLGWINRLIDKSRRNNLLYYKDLKTGTLMLGDLDNENLRKFFCGASFNLSNLFKEEDRIQQAAKLREIIKRNTANVEEKGLQTLFMAIGLASWDSVDGGIPTRAPLVLFPLKIEKRGREQKDFLILQDGDPQFNIVLIKVLEDNYGVEIDGDAIIDTASNDCFNPAELIGGVIKKCNNVPGFKVEECAVIGNFSFQKMAMVRDLQDCGELMISHDLIAAIAGDLKAQELLSKNRENLNPIEFDKNEPKNELLIIDADSSQQNAILAIRKGQNGVVQGPPGTGKSQTIANTIAALVAEGKKVLFVAEKRAALEVVKQRLERSGLEHLALDFHGADFSPRRIIDQLNSCLDKIKLSSAIDSHLDHQKLINLREKLNKHVQELHKRRTPSGFSIYQLQGKVLLTSVEARLETRWNIQELKEFTPEVLQRLNNLFIDASGFEDLFLRTSYSKWNGAKIPNGHIADDVLNLSKTIFESAIPNLEKALQKSFSGTTLIIPTEIMSIEKMITIVCGCNTILKDYKPGFFRINFDDITTSLKPLEHRYSTIWHYITDERFRKSRKTIKDIQTKTTFLGKDIFKDLRQAKKMLEDWRTISKIKDSYPTRQIDVDEIWRCLTHLAVLVKKHDNFFEESRVGLNELNSIYQVSKELYNDSQTVRTMPKLYKIENEISSLGANELVSELRRKKIGSQYWTEALYYIWYQSCLDDIFKSDADLSGFKGSAHSKYVEEFKNLDKKRQKIAEAIIRHNHASNAIKRMNNCYAQTQLIQRESQKRKRLMPLRKLLAEAEDVVTALFPCWMASPLSISQVTKVSNQLFDVVLFDEASQVLPEDAIPAILRAKQVVVAGDRHQLPPTTFFASIDDDTDKDVDFDSVSEGYESILDLMTTFLEPWWLEWHYRSKDERLIAFSNHHIYSDRLVSFPSAREEEAIRHVLVEQKFLSDIDEDSSSDEVKKVVELIMDHAEKRPNESLGVITMGLKHAKRLEAEFEKRAELRADLDSFFSSEKTERFFIKNLERVQGDERDAIIISIGYGKDRSGKLPHRFGPLLFEGGERRLNVAVTRARNRCTLVSSFSHHDIDLQRAKGKGIELLHHYIEFMQSDGKRLSDVGSSGILMNEFEKDVYDTLGSHNIRLIPQYGSSKYRIDFAVVHPDKPGQMIMALECDGAAYHSSPTATERDRIRQNHLEALGWNFYRIWSTDWFLRKHQEKERFLSAYGDLMKRFEKGNVFPRGEEKSKEEFSNYAPTNGIRRGNPPRIAKGIPIDNYRYEQLVALIDWIMSDGMMRTDQEIINEAVQFLGYKRTGSKIQEFLKDAIKSSKKGK; encoded by the coding sequence ATGAATGATCCAGAATATTCCACCGAGAGAAAAATTAAGATCGAGAAAGCTCGTCTAGGTTGGATAAATCGGCTTATTGATAAGAGCAGGAGAAACAATTTACTTTATTATAAAGATCTCAAGACGGGAACATTAATGCTGGGAGATCTTGATAATGAAAACCTTAGAAAATTCTTTTGTGGTGCTTCATTCAATCTCTCCAATTTATTTAAGGAAGAAGATCGTATTCAGCAAGCCGCGAAATTGCGAGAGATTATTAAACGTAACACCGCTAATGTGGAGGAAAAAGGTTTACAGACTCTTTTTATGGCAATTGGATTAGCAAGCTGGGATTCGGTAGATGGAGGGATACCGACTCGCGCCCCACTTGTTTTGTTTCCCTTAAAGATTGAAAAGCGAGGAAGGGAACAAAAAGATTTCCTCATTTTACAGGATGGCGATCCTCAATTTAATATTGTCCTCATTAAGGTTTTAGAAGACAACTATGGAGTTGAAATAGATGGAGATGCCATCATTGACACTGCTTCGAATGATTGTTTTAATCCAGCAGAGTTGATCGGAGGTGTAATAAAGAAATGTAATAATGTCCCAGGTTTTAAAGTAGAAGAGTGTGCGGTAATTGGGAATTTTTCTTTTCAGAAGATGGCAATGGTTCGTGATTTACAGGATTGCGGTGAACTGATGATCTCTCATGATCTGATCGCAGCAATAGCTGGAGACTTAAAGGCGCAGGAATTATTAAGCAAAAATCGAGAGAATTTAAATCCGATTGAATTTGATAAAAATGAGCCAAAGAACGAATTATTAATTATCGATGCTGATTCGAGTCAGCAAAATGCAATCTTGGCAATTCGCAAAGGTCAAAACGGTGTTGTGCAAGGGCCGCCAGGAACAGGAAAAAGCCAAACTATCGCAAATACAATCGCTGCATTAGTAGCAGAAGGAAAGAAAGTTCTTTTCGTTGCAGAGAAGCGTGCAGCGCTTGAAGTAGTAAAACAAAGACTTGAAAGGTCTGGATTAGAGCATTTAGCATTGGATTTTCATGGTGCTGATTTCTCTCCAAGAAGGATTATCGATCAATTAAACTCTTGTCTTGATAAGATTAAACTTTCCTCTGCGATAGATTCGCATCTTGATCATCAAAAGCTTATTAATCTGAGAGAAAAACTCAATAAACACGTCCAAGAACTTCATAAGCGAAGAACACCTTCAGGTTTCTCAATTTATCAGCTCCAGGGAAAAGTACTCCTCACGTCAGTTGAGGCAAGATTGGAAACTCGTTGGAATATACAAGAGCTCAAAGAATTTACACCCGAAGTATTACAACGTCTGAATAATTTATTTATCGATGCATCAGGATTCGAAGACCTCTTTCTTAGAACCAGTTATTCAAAATGGAACGGAGCTAAGATTCCAAATGGACATATAGCCGATGATGTTCTGAATCTTTCCAAAACCATTTTTGAATCAGCAATTCCAAATCTTGAAAAAGCGCTGCAAAAATCTTTTAGCGGAACTACGCTTATTATTCCAACAGAGATTATGAGTATTGAGAAAATGATTACGATTGTTTGTGGATGTAACACTATTTTAAAAGATTATAAACCGGGATTTTTTCGGATTAATTTTGATGACATAACGACTTCGCTAAAACCTTTGGAGCACAGATATTCTACCATCTGGCACTATATTACAGACGAAAGATTTAGAAAATCAAGAAAAACAATAAAAGATATTCAGACAAAAACGACATTCCTTGGAAAAGATATTTTTAAAGACCTCAGGCAAGCAAAGAAAATGCTCGAGGATTGGCGTACTATTTCCAAAATAAAAGATTCTTATCCGACGCGGCAAATTGATGTAGATGAAATCTGGCGATGTTTAACACACCTCGCAGTATTAGTAAAAAAGCACGACAATTTTTTTGAAGAAAGCCGTGTGGGACTAAATGAATTAAATAGCATATATCAAGTCAGCAAAGAACTTTATAATGATAGTCAAACGGTTAGGACAATGCCTAAGCTTTATAAAATCGAAAACGAAATCAGTTCTCTTGGGGCAAATGAATTAGTATCAGAGCTTCGGCGAAAGAAAATTGGTTCTCAATATTGGACTGAGGCACTTTATTACATTTGGTATCAATCCTGTTTAGATGACATATTTAAATCAGATGCTGATTTATCAGGATTTAAGGGCTCGGCACATTCAAAATATGTTGAAGAATTCAAAAATCTAGACAAGAAACGTCAGAAAATCGCTGAAGCAATTATCAGACATAACCACGCAAGTAATGCAATAAAGAGAATGAATAATTGCTATGCCCAAACACAACTTATTCAAAGGGAATCACAGAAAAGAAAAAGACTGATGCCACTAAGGAAGCTACTCGCTGAAGCAGAAGATGTTGTAACAGCTTTGTTCCCTTGCTGGATGGCAAGTCCGTTATCGATCAGTCAAGTTACTAAGGTAAGCAACCAGCTATTTGATGTTGTCCTTTTTGATGAAGCCAGCCAGGTATTACCAGAAGATGCAATTCCGGCTATCTTGCGTGCAAAACAGGTCGTTGTTGCAGGTGATCGACACCAGTTACCACCTACAACCTTTTTTGCATCTATTGATGACGATACGGATAAGGATGTTGATTTTGATTCAGTAAGCGAAGGATATGAAAGTATATTAGATTTAATGACCACATTTCTTGAGCCATGGTGGTTGGAATGGCATTATCGTAGTAAAGATGAAAGACTTATTGCGTTTTCTAATCACCATATTTATTCGGATCGCCTTGTTAGTTTCCCAAGCGCAAGAGAGGAAGAAGCGATACGACATGTCTTGGTTGAACAAAAGTTCTTATCTGATATAGATGAAGACAGCTCCTCTGATGAAGTGAAAAAGGTCGTTGAACTTATAATGGATCACGCGGAAAAGAGACCTAATGAAAGTCTAGGTGTTATTACTATGGGGTTAAAGCATGCAAAAAGATTAGAGGCGGAATTTGAAAAGCGAGCCGAATTAAGAGCAGACCTAGATTCATTCTTCAGTTCGGAAAAAACGGAACGATTTTTTATAAAGAATTTGGAACGGGTACAAGGTGATGAACGTGATGCAATCATTATTTCAATTGGTTATGGGAAAGATCGGAGTGGGAAATTGCCCCATCGATTCGGACCACTTTTGTTTGAAGGAGGGGAACGTAGATTAAATGTCGCAGTAACACGTGCAAGAAATCGGTGCACTCTTGTTTCCTCTTTTTCGCATCACGACATTGATCTGCAAAGAGCTAAGGGAAAGGGCATCGAGCTTTTACATCATTATATTGAATTTATGCAGAGTGACGGCAAACGTCTTAGTGACGTGGGAAGCTCTGGAATATTAATGAATGAATTTGAAAAAGATGTGTACGATACTTTGGGCAGTCACAATATAAGATTGATACCACAATACGGATCCTCTAAATATCGAATTGATTTTGCAGTTGTTCATCCTGATAAACCAGGTCAAATGATAATGGCATTAGAATGTGACGGTGCTGCATATCATTCTTCTCCAACTGCCACTGAAAGAGATAGAATAAGACAGAATCATTTAGAAGCTCTCGGTTGGAATTTTTATCGCATATGGTCTACAGATTGGTTCTTAAGAAAACATCAAGAGAAAGAGCGATTCCTTTCAGCTTATGGTGATTTAATGAAACGCTTTGAAAAAGGGAATGTTTTCCCAAGAGGAGAGGAAAAGAGTAAAGAAGAATTTAGTAATTATGCCCCCACAAATGGGATAAGGCGAGGGAATCCGCCAAGAATTGCAAAGGGAATACCAATAGATAACTACAGATATGAGCAACTTGTTGCCCTTATTGATTGGATTATGTCAGATGGAATGATGAGAACAGACCAAGAGATTATCAATGAGGCAGTACAATTTCTTGGGTACAAACGAACAGGGTCAAAAATTCAAGAGTTTCTTAAAGACGCAATTAAATCTTCAAAAAAGGGTAAATAA
- a CDS encoding TRAP transporter small permease, with protein MKTLKTIDSIFNKIEGAVLIFLLLVMLFMAFGQVLLRNISSGGFVWGDVLLRHLVLWIGFLGAALATSGERHINIDILTRYLPTRLKGAVAALSDVFAAVVCFLLFRASLTFIKFEITNNNTIFSGIPSWYAQIIIPVGYGLLAFHFIVRAILDAGKALQKGSAV; from the coding sequence ATGAAGACACTCAAGACAATCGATTCCATCTTCAACAAAATTGAAGGTGCGGTTCTTATATTTCTCCTTCTTGTCATGCTGTTTATGGCATTCGGACAAGTATTACTGCGAAACATTTCCTCCGGCGGTTTTGTGTGGGGGGACGTTTTACTCCGCCATCTCGTGTTGTGGATAGGATTTCTTGGAGCAGCGCTCGCCACGAGCGGTGAGCGTCATATCAATATTGATATTCTTACTCGATACCTTCCCACGCGGTTGAAAGGAGCAGTGGCAGCACTGTCCGATGTATTTGCGGCCGTCGTTTGTTTCCTCTTGTTTCGGGCGTCGTTGACATTTATCAAATTTGAAATTACCAACAATAATACAATTTTCAGCGGAATACCATCATGGTATGCACAAATTATTATTCCTGTGGGATACGGTTTGTTGGCATTCCATTTCATTGTCCGCGCGATTCTTGATGCAGGTAAAGCACTGCAGAAAGGATCGGCGGTATGA
- a CDS encoding TRAP transporter large permease, protein MSIWLIVAIIVLVALCGAPLFTIFGALALYLFYGSGIDTSAVIIELYRLTDMPPLVAIPLFTFAGYMLAESNAPKRLVNLAQALFGWIPGGLAIVVLLTCAFFTAFTGASGVTIVALGGLLYPMLIREHYPEQFSLGLVTASGSIGLLFPPSLPIIVYGMVAEVSIDKLFIAGIIPGIILILMLGAYSVRKGAQAKVPRIPFVWSNVGKALKEVAWEIPLPFIIVIGIYGGFVTATESSAITAFYVFIVEVFIYRDLKMFSDLPRVMKESMLLVGAIISILGVALGLTNYLIDQQVPQRLFELVQTQISSQVTFLLILNGFLIIVGMMLDIFSATFVVVPLILPIARAFNVDPVHLGIIFLTNLEIGYLTPPVGLNLFMSSLRFKKPMLHVVKSILVFIVLELGALMMITYWPDLSLWLVRLMGTQ, encoded by the coding sequence ATGAGTATCTGGTTGATTGTCGCAATTATTGTTCTCGTAGCGCTTTGCGGTGCCCCGCTTTTTACAATTTTTGGTGCATTGGCTTTATACTTGTTCTATGGTTCCGGCATTGATACATCGGCAGTGATTATCGAACTCTATCGCCTTACCGATATGCCGCCGTTAGTAGCAATTCCGCTCTTTACGTTTGCAGGCTATATGCTCGCCGAAAGTAACGCACCAAAACGTTTGGTGAATCTTGCACAAGCGTTGTTTGGCTGGATCCCCGGCGGTTTGGCAATTGTAGTCTTACTTACATGCGCGTTCTTCACTGCTTTCACCGGTGCATCCGGCGTTACGATTGTTGCGCTCGGCGGATTGCTCTATCCGATGTTGATAAGAGAACATTATCCCGAACAATTTTCACTTGGTCTTGTAACGGCTTCAGGCAGTATCGGATTATTGTTCCCCCCGAGCTTGCCGATCATAGTGTACGGCATGGTTGCAGAAGTAAGCATCGATAAGCTATTTATAGCGGGCATCATTCCCGGTATTATATTGATTTTAATGCTCGGTGCATATAGTGTGCGCAAAGGTGCCCAGGCAAAAGTGCCGCGCATTCCATTCGTCTGGTCAAATGTTGGTAAGGCACTCAAAGAAGTAGCATGGGAAATCCCATTGCCGTTCATTATTGTCATTGGTATTTATGGCGGATTTGTCACTGCCACAGAATCATCTGCCATCACCGCGTTCTATGTGTTCATCGTTGAGGTGTTCATCTATCGCGACCTGAAAATGTTCAGCGATTTGCCCCGTGTGATGAAAGAATCGATGCTGCTGGTGGGCGCGATTATTTCAATCCTCGGTGTAGCGCTGGGACTGACAAATTATCTGATCGATCAACAAGTACCGCAGCGTTTGTTTGAGTTAGTGCAGACTCAAATTTCAAGTCAAGTAACATTCCTTCTCATTCTCAACGGGTTTCTTATTATTGTTGGAATGATGCTGGATATTTTCTCTGCAACATTTGTCGTGGTACCGCTCATTCTCCCGATTGCGCGCGCGTTCAATGTCGATCCGGTTCATCTCGGTATCATCTTTCTCACGAATTTAGAAATCGGGTACCTGACGCCGCCTGTGGGATTGAATCTCTTTATGTCGAGCTTGAGATTTAAGAAGCCTATGCTTCATGTCGTTAAGTCGATTCTTGTTTTTATCGTTCTCGAGCTTGGCGCATTGATGATGATTACCTACTGGCCTGACTTGAGTCTTTGGCTGGTACGACTGATGGGGACACAATAG